From a region of the Coffea arabica cultivar ET-39 chromosome 3e, Coffea Arabica ET-39 HiFi, whole genome shotgun sequence genome:
- the LOC113737620 gene encoding uncharacterized protein, with amino-acid sequence MEKLWVLTEASCIMVTSMTPQLQQQHMNMGAYDIVQHLRELFEQQSRTVRYDTSKELFGCKMAEGAPVAPHVLKIIGLIEKLAELGFKMDQELNVDLVLQSLPDSFSQFVMNYHMNNLQHTLPQLLNVLKTAEKEIKKGKGSTGVLVVTSSKKRKRQEKGFKKSKNKPTQKPKKAKAD; translated from the coding sequence atggaaaaattatgggttctcacagaaGCTTCATGTATCATGGTAACTTCCATGACTCCTCAGCTTCAACAGCAGCACATGAACATGGGGGCGTATGATATTGTACAACACCTGAGAGAGTTGTTTGAACAACAATCAAGGACGGTTAGATATGATACCTCTAAAGAATTGTTCGGGTGCAAGATGGCAGAGGGAGCACCTGTTGCTCCGCATGTCTTAAAAATAATTGGGCTAATTGAAAAATTGGCTGAATTAGGCTTTAAGATGGATCAGGAGCTGAATGTTGATTTAGTGCTCCAATCTCTGCCAGATTCTTTCTCACAGTTTGTTATGAACTATCACATGAATAATCTGCAGCACACTTTGCCTCAATTATTGAATGTGCTGAAAACTGCTGAGAAAGAAATCAAAAAGGGAAAAGGCTCTACTGGTGTGCTTGTCGTTACTTCCTCTAAGAAGAGGAAGAGGCAAGAAAAGGGATTTAAGAAATCCAAAAACAAGCCCACCCAAAAGCCCAAAAAGGCAAAGGCGGACTAG